A window from Carassius auratus strain Wakin chromosome 48, ASM336829v1, whole genome shotgun sequence encodes these proteins:
- the LOC113065827 gene encoding retinoic acid-induced protein 2-like, translated as MMEEPYKDSVAVDMANSQEEACNGGATATDAVGKLEGDATSIIPTETWNVSSPTITKRSLSPLLAIQATPVVTPAAESPNGVALKVATTVLQPICLGESPVVLPILAGPAAPQVGQSGTTSYLMTSQGPVSLPLVLEQQVLQHLNPQLLQQSATCPALPLQNGIQCQNPSLALGAPPILDQKGTSPVFDTSLLTLHQNPNLAAILQDLFPGQGNSSPTCHLASSPQVDLASAFLPPSPLSQPYSSPLASLVPPATLLVPYPVVIPLPMPLPIPVPIPVPVSMCKNSKIDVDCPKPTCTSSKSTQTSLSDVSPQLTFTSKEMVVVQQSPRYCSSPVVTDGEVLDLSIRTPQPSMHVDVPQGIQPFQQDSVLDLSIPSTRKKCIKTCSMYGPLAPERERVCHMGDNVSSGPLALGVLRPVDCTPKLDTKLLSGLASLEFSRQHKWVVDSGHGSVVSGAVHDSALTGSGNIEIVSTSQTAKVIVSVKDAMPAIFCSKLKGLSGVSTKNFSIKRDASQGGFTTLPRVPGDQRGESSDPLKKISKNRGIKLKKVSSQEIHILPIKKQRLTAFLPRK; from the coding sequence ATGATGGAAGAGCCATACAAAGATTCTGTAGCCGTAGACATGGCAAACTCTCAGGAAGAGGCCTGCAATGGTGGAGCCACTGCCACTGATGCAGTTGGGAAACTCGAAGGGGACGCCACTTCAATTATTCCAACTGAGACGTGGAATGTCAGCTCCCCAACTATCACAAAGCGATCCCTGTCACCCCTGCTAGCGATACAAGCCACCCCGGTGGTGACCCCAGCTGCTGAGTCTCCCAATGGTGTTGCCCTGAAGGTTGCTACAACTGTACTTCAGCCAATATGCTTGGGGGAGAGTCCAGTGGTGTTGCCAATCCTTGCTGGCCCAGCTGCCCCGCAAGTTGGACAATCAGGGACTACTTCATATCTGATGACTAGTCAGGGTCCTGTGTCCCTACCTCTGGTCTTGGAACAACAAGTCCTCCAACACTTGAATCCTCAGTTGCTTCAACAATCAGCAACTTGTCCTGCCTTGCCACTACAGAACGGCATCCAGTGCCAGAACCCTTCTCTTGCTCTCGGAGCACCTCCAATCCTGGACCAGAAAGGCACAAGTCCAGTGTTTGATACTAGTCTACTGACTCTTCATCAGAACCCTAACCTTGCAGCAATCTTGCAGGACCTCTTCCCTGGCCAAGGAAACTCTTCTCCAACTTGTCACCTAGCATCTTCTCCGCAGGTCGACCTTGCCTCTGCATTTCTTCCTCCTTCGCCTCTCTCGCAGCCCTACAGCTCTCCACTAGCCTCTCTTGTGCCACCAGCCACCTTGCTAGTCCCTTACCCTGTTGTAATCCCACTTCCAATGCCTCTTCCAATCCCAGTGCCAATCCCTGTCCCGGTCTCCATGTGCAAGAACTCCAAGATAGATGTAGACTGTCCTAAACCCACTTGTACTTCTAGCAAAAGCACCCAGACTTCACTTAGTGACGTCTCCCCTCAATTGACATTTACCAGCAAGGAAATGGTAGTAGTCCAACAGTCTCCTCGCTATTGCTCATCCCCAGTAGTGACAGAcggagaagtgctggatttatCCATAAGGACACCTCAACCTTCAATGCATGTTGATGTGCCACAAGGGATCCAGCCATTTCAGCAGGACAGTGTCCTGGATTTGTCTATACCTAGTACAAGAAAGAAATGCATCAAGACTTGTAGCATGTATGGGCCATTGGCTCCGGAGCGGGAGAGAGTGTGCCACATGGGGGACAATGTTAGCAGTGGGCCTTTGGCTCTTGGGGTTCTACGGCCAGTAGACTGCACACCAAAACTAGACACCAAGCTGCTAAGTGGTTTAGCATCTCTAGAGTTCAGCAGACAGCACAAGTGGGTGGTAGACAGCGGTCATGGCAGCGTAGTGTCTGGGGCGGTACATGACTCTGCACTCACCGGAAGCGGCAACATTGAGATCGTCAGCACATCGCAGACAGCCAAAGTCATTGTGTCGGTCAAAGATGCCATGCCTGCCATTTTCTGCAGCAAGCTAAAAGGATTGTCAGGCGTTTCTACAAAGAACTTTTCCATTAAACGTGATGCCAGTCAGGGGGGCTTCACAACACTACCCAGGGTCCCGGGGGATCAGCGAGGAGAATCCAGTGACCCGCTCAAAAAGATCTCTAAAAACAGAGGCATCAAACTGAAGAAAGTAAGCTCCCAGGAGATTCATATACTACCAATAAAGAAGCAGCGACTGACGGCGTTTCTACCCAGAAAATAA